A genomic window from Thunnus thynnus chromosome 12, fThuThy2.1, whole genome shotgun sequence includes:
- the LOC137194136 gene encoding muscleblind-like protein 1 isoform X20 translates to MAMNIAHIRDTKWLTLEVCREFQRGTCSRSDQECKFAHPAKSCQVDNGRVIACFDSLKGRCSRENCKYLHPPPHLKTQLEINGRNNLIQQKNMAMLAQQMQLANAMMPGTQLPPMVRGHTRMNTPQLLPTPMFSVTPGLATNASAAAAAAAAAFNPYLSPVSPGLMPPEILPSTPVLMASSPTVSQVPNAAAAAAQKLLRTDRLEVCREYQRGNCSRGENDCRFAHPADSTMIDTNDNTVTVCMDYIKGRCSREKCKYFHPPAHLQAKIKAAQHQVNQATAAAAMTQSAVKSLKRPLDATFDLGIAPSVMAPLPKRAALEKANGASAMFNTGMLQYQQALASMQFQQQAAFLPSDSNNICRSSE, encoded by the exons ATGGCGATGAACATAGCACATATCCGTGACACAAAGTGGCTGACACTGGAGGTATGTAGGGAGTTCCAGAGAGGCACGTGCTCACGCTCCGACCAGGAGTGCAAGTTCGCTCATCCTGCCAAGAGCTGTCAGGTGGACAACGGACGGGTCATCGCTTGCTTCGACTCACTCAAG GGCCGTTGTTCCAGGGAGAACTGCAAGTACCTGCACCCTCCTCCGCACCTAAAGACCCAACTGGAGATCAATGGCAGGAACAACCTGATCCAGCAGAAGAACATGGCCATGTTGGCCCAGCAGATGCAGCTCGCCAATGCCATGATGCCTGGCACGCAGCTACCACCTATGGTGAGAGGACACACACGTATGAACACACCACAGCTACTGCCCACG CCCATGTTCTCGGTGACCCCAGGCCTGGCCACCAACgccagtgcagcagcagcagctgcagccgcAGCCTTTAATCCGTACCTGAGCCCTGTGTCACCAGGCCTGATGCCCCCAGAGATCCTGCCCAGCACCCCTGTCCTCATGGCCTCCAGCCCCACTGTCAGCCAAGTCCCCAATGCTGCCGCTGCTGCAGCCCAGAAACTGCTGAGAACAGATAGACTTGAG GTGTGTCGGGAATATCAGAGAGGAAACTGCTCTCGGGGGGAGAACGACTGTCGCTTTGCCCACCCTGCAGACAGCACCATGATCGACACCAACGACAACACCGTCACCGTGTGCATGGACTACATCAAGGGTCGGTGCTCCCGGGAAAAGTGCAAGTACTTCCACCCGCCGGCACACCTGCAGGCCAAAATTAAGGCTGCACAGCACCAGGTGAACCAGGCCACAGCCGCCGCGGCCATG ACTCAGTCGGCTGTCAAATCACTGAAGCGACCCCTCGACGCAACCTTTGACCTG GGCATCGCCCCTAGTGTCATGGCTCCCCTGCCAAAGCGGGCAGCCCTGGAGAAAGCCAACGGGGCCTCTGCCATGTTTAACACCGGCATGCTCCAGTATCAACAGGCCCTGGCCAGCATGCAGTTTCAGCAGCAGGCTGCTTTCCTCCCATCAG
- the LOC137194136 gene encoding muscleblind-like protein 1 isoform X18 — protein MAMNIAHIRDTKWLTLEVCREFQRGTCSRSDQECKFAHPAKSCQVDNGRVIACFDSLKGRCSRENCKYLHPPPHLKTQLEINGRNNLIQQKNMAMLAQQMQLANAMMPGTQLPPMVRGHTRMNTPQLLPTPMFSVTPGLATNASAAAAAAAAAFNPYLSPVSPGLMPPEILPSTPVLMASSPTVSQVPNAAAAAAQKLLRTDRLEVCREYQRGNCSRGENDCRFAHPADSTMIDTNDNTVTVCMDYIKGRCSREKCKYFHPPAHLQAKIKAAQHQVNQATAAAAMTQSAVKSLKRPLDATFDLGIAPSVMAPLPKRAALEKANGASAMFNTGMLQYQQALASMQFQQQAAFLPSGLFLIKVDYQRIHAIDSNNICRSSE, from the exons ATGGCGATGAACATAGCACATATCCGTGACACAAAGTGGCTGACACTGGAGGTATGTAGGGAGTTCCAGAGAGGCACGTGCTCACGCTCCGACCAGGAGTGCAAGTTCGCTCATCCTGCCAAGAGCTGTCAGGTGGACAACGGACGGGTCATCGCTTGCTTCGACTCACTCAAG GGCCGTTGTTCCAGGGAGAACTGCAAGTACCTGCACCCTCCTCCGCACCTAAAGACCCAACTGGAGATCAATGGCAGGAACAACCTGATCCAGCAGAAGAACATGGCCATGTTGGCCCAGCAGATGCAGCTCGCCAATGCCATGATGCCTGGCACGCAGCTACCACCTATGGTGAGAGGACACACACGTATGAACACACCACAGCTACTGCCCACG CCCATGTTCTCGGTGACCCCAGGCCTGGCCACCAACgccagtgcagcagcagcagctgcagccgcAGCCTTTAATCCGTACCTGAGCCCTGTGTCACCAGGCCTGATGCCCCCAGAGATCCTGCCCAGCACCCCTGTCCTCATGGCCTCCAGCCCCACTGTCAGCCAAGTCCCCAATGCTGCCGCTGCTGCAGCCCAGAAACTGCTGAGAACAGATAGACTTGAG GTGTGTCGGGAATATCAGAGAGGAAACTGCTCTCGGGGGGAGAACGACTGTCGCTTTGCCCACCCTGCAGACAGCACCATGATCGACACCAACGACAACACCGTCACCGTGTGCATGGACTACATCAAGGGTCGGTGCTCCCGGGAAAAGTGCAAGTACTTCCACCCGCCGGCACACCTGCAGGCCAAAATTAAGGCTGCACAGCACCAGGTGAACCAGGCCACAGCCGCCGCGGCCATG ACTCAGTCGGCTGTCAAATCACTGAAGCGACCCCTCGACGCAACCTTTGACCTG GGCATCGCCCCTAGTGTCATGGCTCCCCTGCCAAAGCGGGCAGCCCTGGAGAAAGCCAACGGGGCCTCTGCCATGTTTAACACCGGCATGCTCCAGTATCAACAGGCCCTGGCCAGCATGCAGTTTCAGCAGCAGGCTGCTTTCCTCCCATCAG
- the LOC137194136 gene encoding muscleblind-like protein 1 isoform X23 — MAMNIAHIRDTKWLTLEVCREFQRGTCSRSDQECKFAHPAKSCQVDNGRVIACFDSLKGRCSRENCKYLHPPPHLKTQLEINGRNNLIQQKNMAMLAQQMQLANAMMPGTQLPPMPMFSVTPGLATNASAAAAAAAAAFNPYLSPVSPGLMPPEILPSTPVLMASSPTVSQVPNAAAAAAQKLLRTDRLEVCREYQRGNCSRGENDCRFAHPADSTMIDTNDNTVTVCMDYIKGRCSREKCKYFHPPAHLQAKIKAAQHQVNQATAAAAMGIAPSVMAPLPKRAALEKANGASAMFNTGMLQYQQALASMQFQQQAAFLPSDSNNICRSSE, encoded by the exons ATGGCGATGAACATAGCACATATCCGTGACACAAAGTGGCTGACACTGGAGGTATGTAGGGAGTTCCAGAGAGGCACGTGCTCACGCTCCGACCAGGAGTGCAAGTTCGCTCATCCTGCCAAGAGCTGTCAGGTGGACAACGGACGGGTCATCGCTTGCTTCGACTCACTCAAG GGCCGTTGTTCCAGGGAGAACTGCAAGTACCTGCACCCTCCTCCGCACCTAAAGACCCAACTGGAGATCAATGGCAGGAACAACCTGATCCAGCAGAAGAACATGGCCATGTTGGCCCAGCAGATGCAGCTCGCCAATGCCATGATGCCTGGCACGCAGCTACCACCTATG CCCATGTTCTCGGTGACCCCAGGCCTGGCCACCAACgccagtgcagcagcagcagctgcagccgcAGCCTTTAATCCGTACCTGAGCCCTGTGTCACCAGGCCTGATGCCCCCAGAGATCCTGCCCAGCACCCCTGTCCTCATGGCCTCCAGCCCCACTGTCAGCCAAGTCCCCAATGCTGCCGCTGCTGCAGCCCAGAAACTGCTGAGAACAGATAGACTTGAG GTGTGTCGGGAATATCAGAGAGGAAACTGCTCTCGGGGGGAGAACGACTGTCGCTTTGCCCACCCTGCAGACAGCACCATGATCGACACCAACGACAACACCGTCACCGTGTGCATGGACTACATCAAGGGTCGGTGCTCCCGGGAAAAGTGCAAGTACTTCCACCCGCCGGCACACCTGCAGGCCAAAATTAAGGCTGCACAGCACCAGGTGAACCAGGCCACAGCCGCCGCGGCCATG GGCATCGCCCCTAGTGTCATGGCTCCCCTGCCAAAGCGGGCAGCCCTGGAGAAAGCCAACGGGGCCTCTGCCATGTTTAACACCGGCATGCTCCAGTATCAACAGGCCCTGGCCAGCATGCAGTTTCAGCAGCAGGCTGCTTTCCTCCCATCAG
- the LOC137194136 gene encoding muscleblind-like protein 1 isoform X21 yields MAMNIAHIRDTKWLTLEVCREFQRGTCSRSDQECKFAHPAKSCQVDNGRVIACFDSLKGRCSRENCKYLHPPPHLKTQLEINGRNNLIQQKNMAMLAQQMQLANAMMPGTQLPPMPMFSVTPGLATNASAAAAAAAAAFNPYLSPVSPGLMPPEILPSTPVLMASSPTVSQVPNAAAAAAQKLLRTDRLEVCREYQRGNCSRGENDCRFAHPADSTMIDTNDNTVTVCMDYIKGRCSREKCKYFHPPAHLQAKIKAAQHQVNQATAAAAMTQSAVKSLKRPLDATFDLGIAPSVMAPLPKRAALEKANGASAMFNTGMLQYQQALASMQFQQQAAFLPSDSNNICRSSE; encoded by the exons ATGGCGATGAACATAGCACATATCCGTGACACAAAGTGGCTGACACTGGAGGTATGTAGGGAGTTCCAGAGAGGCACGTGCTCACGCTCCGACCAGGAGTGCAAGTTCGCTCATCCTGCCAAGAGCTGTCAGGTGGACAACGGACGGGTCATCGCTTGCTTCGACTCACTCAAG GGCCGTTGTTCCAGGGAGAACTGCAAGTACCTGCACCCTCCTCCGCACCTAAAGACCCAACTGGAGATCAATGGCAGGAACAACCTGATCCAGCAGAAGAACATGGCCATGTTGGCCCAGCAGATGCAGCTCGCCAATGCCATGATGCCTGGCACGCAGCTACCACCTATG CCCATGTTCTCGGTGACCCCAGGCCTGGCCACCAACgccagtgcagcagcagcagctgcagccgcAGCCTTTAATCCGTACCTGAGCCCTGTGTCACCAGGCCTGATGCCCCCAGAGATCCTGCCCAGCACCCCTGTCCTCATGGCCTCCAGCCCCACTGTCAGCCAAGTCCCCAATGCTGCCGCTGCTGCAGCCCAGAAACTGCTGAGAACAGATAGACTTGAG GTGTGTCGGGAATATCAGAGAGGAAACTGCTCTCGGGGGGAGAACGACTGTCGCTTTGCCCACCCTGCAGACAGCACCATGATCGACACCAACGACAACACCGTCACCGTGTGCATGGACTACATCAAGGGTCGGTGCTCCCGGGAAAAGTGCAAGTACTTCCACCCGCCGGCACACCTGCAGGCCAAAATTAAGGCTGCACAGCACCAGGTGAACCAGGCCACAGCCGCCGCGGCCATG ACTCAGTCGGCTGTCAAATCACTGAAGCGACCCCTCGACGCAACCTTTGACCTG GGCATCGCCCCTAGTGTCATGGCTCCCCTGCCAAAGCGGGCAGCCCTGGAGAAAGCCAACGGGGCCTCTGCCATGTTTAACACCGGCATGCTCCAGTATCAACAGGCCCTGGCCAGCATGCAGTTTCAGCAGCAGGCTGCTTTCCTCCCATCAG